The Dehalococcoides mccartyi CG5 genome contains the following window.
TGGCTTTCAGCCTCAGCTTCTTCTGCCATCAGTTCGGTTTCATCTACTTCTATCTCGTATCCGCCTTCTTCTTTGTCACTCTCATCAGGCTCGGTGCTGACAGAACTCTTGGAAATCCCTCTGGAAGAGAATGAAGGTATACCCATCTGTGAGGGGTGCTGGAAGGTTTCACGTATAATCACCACCAGTTTTTCTTCATTGGAACTGATAACGGTGGCAGAATATTTGTTGCCGCCCTTCATCAGTTTTATAAGCCGCTTGGAAGTAGGTATATCCACCATCCCCAGCACTTCCCCGCCGCAGTTTTCCACCCACAGATTCATACCGTCTATCCGCAGACAAAGCTGGTCACCGGCTACAATTCTGGCCAGTACCCCTTTGGGAGCCAGGCGGGTCAGGTTTATCACCCCGGCTTTGCCTATTTCCTCCAGGAAATCCTGAGGCTGAACACGGTGAATAACCGGCCCGGCCGCGGTGCGTTCCTTGCTGAGCACTTCCAGCCGGTGCAGATTTTTTTCAGCTATTACATTATAAGGATCTATTTCTTTGGCACGGGTGTAGGCAGCAATAGCTTCCGGATAAATAGCCAGCTCCAGATAGGCACGCCCCAGACGGTTAAAGGCTTCTACATCATTCGGGAACTGGTCAACAATTTTTCTATTAACCTCCACCGCCTCTTGCCAGCGTCCTTCCATGGCTAAATCTACAGCCTGTTTACTGCTCTGGCGCTTGAGTCTTAGCTGTTCCTCTTCTTGATATGCCATAGATTCCTCATTTTTAGTTATTTGCTAAACGAGTAGTTATTTTACTGTATGCTAAACCCGTCTACAAGTATGAGAAACCATTTATTTGGTTATTATACTCCAATTAGCTTAAAAATTCGCTTAGCCCGGGGGCAAATTGACACCATTTCTAGGCTATGGTACTGTAATTTATAGGTGTTTTAATAATTTTTAACTACTGGAAGGAGCTACTGATGCTGGAAAAAGTAGAAGCCGTTCTGGATAAAATCAGACCGGCCCTGGAAGCCGACGGCGGCAATGTTGAACTGGTAGATGTTGTGGACGGAGTAGTAAAAGTAAAACTGGTTGGCGCTTGTGCCGGCTGCCCCATGTCTACAATGACCCTGAAAAATGGCATTGAGCGTATCCTGAAGCGCGAGATACCCGAAATCAAAGAAGTAGTGGCTGCCTAAAGCAGCCACTCTCTTTTTATATACAATTTAAACCAAACACTATACCGCTAAAAAACCCTAGTCTTTTTCCATCTCAAAGGCCTTGTGTATGGCTCTGACCGCATCTTTTACCTTGTCTTCTTCTATAATGCAGGTTATGCGTATTTCCGAAGTGGAAATGAGCAAAATATTTATGCCGACATCTGAAAGAGCCTTGAACATACGGGCGGCATAACCGGGGGCATTCAGCATGCCGGTGCCGATAATGCTGACTTTGCCTATTTTGGAATCACTCAGCACTTCTCTGGCCTGAAGTTCCTTGGCAATGGGGCCTATAACCTCCAGTGCCTTGCCCAAATCTGACTTGGTTACCGTAAAGGTCAGGTCTGTGATATGGTCCTGGCTGGAGTTCTGGACGATGGTATCCACGCTAACCCCGGCCTTTGCCAGCGGGGCAAAGAGACCTGCCGCTATGCCCGGCTTGTCAGGCACTCCTAAAATGGTTATCTTAGCTACCTCAAAATCATGGGCTATTCCGCTGACCCTGTTTCGTATTTCCATCTTTTCCCCTCCATGTATAAGTGTGCCGGGATTTTCATTAAAACTGGAAGCCACCAGAATGGGTATATTGTACACTTGGCCTATTTCCACCGCC
Protein-coding sequences here:
- a CDS encoding tetratricopeptide repeat protein, giving the protein MAYQEEEQLRLKRQSSKQAVDLAMEGRWQEAVEVNRKIVDQFPNDVEAFNRLGRAYLELAIYPEAIAAYTRAKEIDPYNVIAEKNLHRLEVLSKERTAAGPVIHRVQPQDFLEEIGKAGVINLTRLAPKGVLARIVAGDQLCLRIDGMNLWVENCGGEVLGMVDIPTSKRLIKLMKGGNKYSATVISSNEEKLVVIIRETFQHPSQMGIPSFSSRGISKSSVSTEPDESDKEEGGYEIEVDETELMAEEAEAESQTYTDDENEGDLEV
- a CDS encoding NifU family protein yields the protein MLEKVEAVLDKIRPALEADGGNVELVDVVDGVVKVKLVGACAGCPMSTMTLKNGIERILKREIPEIKEVVAA